One window from the genome of Corynebacterium sp. SCR221107 encodes:
- a CDS encoding glyceraldehyde-3-phosphate dehydrogenase, which yields MANDWNEKLESAQQMLPIIGKLHRENNVVVSVFGRLLIDVTDIDIVKAHRYSRLANDRELTPADTLPILELLPALNLGSASIDLGRLAASYSEKGGDLAEFLNSELAEVIGAATERPTKDVVLYGFGRIGRLLARILISREAAYGGPRLRAIVVRKKSADDIHKRASLLRRDSVHGAFRGTITVDEENEVIWANGTKIQMIYANDPTSIDYTSYGIDNAIVVDNTGVWRDRAGLSQHLEAKGVDRVVLTAPGKGDLLNVVYGINHDAITDEHTIVTAASCTTNGITPSLKVINDHYGIVNGHVETVHSFTNDQNLIDNFHKGARRGRAAGLNMVLTETGAAKAVAKALPELEGKLTGNAIRVPTPDVSMAVLNLTLEKEVTRDEVNDLMDRVALYSDLRQQISYIASPEVVSSDFVGSTHAGIVDGLATIANGNHLVLYVWYDNEFGYSNQVIRIVEHLANARPVVLPARPASKDI from the coding sequence ATGGCCAACGACTGGAACGAAAAGCTCGAATCCGCACAGCAGATGCTCCCGATCATCGGCAAGCTTCACCGCGAAAACAATGTGGTGGTCTCCGTGTTCGGCCGCCTTCTGATCGACGTCACCGACATCGACATCGTCAAGGCTCACCGCTACTCGCGCTTGGCAAATGACCGCGAGCTTACCCCGGCCGACACCCTGCCGATTCTCGAACTGCTGCCAGCCTTGAACCTCGGCTCGGCTTCCATCGACCTCGGCCGGCTGGCTGCCTCCTATTCCGAAAAGGGCGGGGACCTCGCTGAATTCCTTAACTCGGAACTGGCTGAGGTCATCGGCGCGGCCACCGAGCGTCCCACCAAGGACGTGGTGCTCTACGGCTTTGGCCGCATCGGTCGCCTGCTGGCACGCATCCTCATCTCCCGCGAGGCCGCCTATGGCGGTCCTCGCCTGCGCGCCATCGTTGTGCGCAAGAAGTCCGCTGATGACATCCACAAGCGCGCCTCTCTGCTGCGCCGCGACTCGGTACACGGCGCATTCCGTGGCACCATCACCGTTGATGAGGAAAATGAAGTCATCTGGGCAAACGGCACCAAGATCCAAATGATCTACGCGAACGATCCGACCAGCATCGACTACACCTCCTACGGTATCGACAACGCCATTGTCGTGGACAATACCGGCGTGTGGCGCGACCGTGCTGGACTGTCCCAGCACCTTGAGGCCAAGGGTGTTGACCGCGTCGTGCTTACCGCACCAGGCAAGGGCGACCTGCTCAATGTCGTTTACGGCATTAACCACGACGCCATCACCGACGAGCACACGATCGTCACCGCCGCCTCGTGTACCACCAACGGCATCACTCCTTCGCTGAAGGTGATCAATGATCACTACGGCATTGTCAACGGCCACGTCGAGACCGTTCACTCTTTTACTAATGACCAAAACCTCATCGACAACTTCCACAAGGGCGCCCGCCGTGGCCGCGCCGCCGGCTTGAACATGGTGCTCACGGAGACCGGTGCCGCAAAGGCAGTTGCCAAGGCCCTGCCTGAGCTCGAAGGCAAGCTCACCGGCAACGCAATCCGCGTTCCAACCCCCGACGTTTCCATGGCTGTGCTCAACTTGACCTTGGAAAAGGAAGTCACCCGCGATGAGGTCAATGACCTCATGGATCGCGTTGCGCTGTACTCCGATCTGCGCCAGCAGATCTCCTACATCGCATCCCCAGAGGTTGTATCCTCCGACTTCGTTGGCTCCACCCACGCCGGAATTGTCGACGGTTTGGCAACCATCGCCAACGGCAACCATTTGGTTCTCTACGTCTGGTACGACAACGAGTTCGGCTACTCCAACCAGGTCATCCGTATCGTCGAGCACCTTGCAAACGCTCGCCCGGTTGTCCTTCCAGCGCGCCCCGCGTCTAAAGACATCTAA
- a CDS encoding MarR family winged helix-turn-helix transcriptional regulator: MPAARPQIDSIALARRNWEAHGWNEAAPGMEALTAVMRSAQLMRQRADEVLKPFAISFPRYELLAMLMFSRTGALPMTKASVRLHLPAASVTHQVSQLEKAGLVRRQPDPNDGRGTLVSITDQGIALVGAATPVLNRYFCQLGLEPGELSQLVSLLNKVRQSHGDVVEEAKKQ, encoded by the coding sequence ATGCCCGCCGCACGCCCACAGATAGACTCGATCGCTCTCGCGCGACGCAATTGGGAGGCTCATGGTTGGAACGAGGCGGCGCCAGGTATGGAAGCGCTCACGGCTGTAATGCGAAGCGCACAGCTCATGCGTCAACGAGCAGATGAGGTTCTCAAGCCTTTCGCTATTAGCTTCCCTCGTTATGAGCTTCTAGCGATGCTGATGTTCTCGCGAACGGGCGCATTGCCTATGACTAAAGCCAGCGTTCGACTTCATCTTCCCGCAGCATCCGTCACCCACCAGGTCTCCCAGTTAGAAAAAGCTGGCCTCGTCAGGCGCCAACCAGATCCCAATGACGGGCGCGGCACCTTGGTATCAATCACCGATCAAGGAATCGCATTGGTAGGTGCGGCAACACCCGTGCTCAATCGCTACTTTTGTCAACTCGGTTTGGAACCTGGAGAGCTGTCGCAGCTTGTCTCATTACTCAACAAAGTACGACAAAGCCACGGTGACGTCGTCGAGGAAGCCAAGAAGCAATAA
- a CDS encoding TetR/AcrR family transcriptional regulator, which produces MPKISASTVAEHHEIQHQQVLDAALALIESSRGAVPAVGEVAKKVGLARSSVYQYISSKQDLVAQLLTRFLKQWAEEVAAAMDAAGSDPRARLDAYIESNLELFTQWQGDALMLAAAQTPGIFQVEQVHQAHLALNPSLVQSLTDAGMEKQEATVYASILDSAIHSGAKLILEGRDRAVVRHALSRMLDF; this is translated from the coding sequence ATGCCAAAGATCAGCGCCAGCACCGTTGCCGAACATCATGAAATTCAGCATCAGCAGGTCCTTGACGCTGCCCTGGCGTTGATCGAATCCTCCCGCGGTGCAGTGCCGGCGGTGGGGGAGGTGGCCAAGAAGGTGGGATTAGCTCGCAGTAGCGTGTATCAGTACATTTCCTCCAAGCAGGACTTGGTGGCGCAGCTGCTCACGCGCTTTCTTAAACAGTGGGCGGAAGAAGTTGCGGCTGCAATGGATGCTGCCGGTTCGGATCCGCGGGCACGACTTGATGCCTATATTGAATCAAACTTGGAGCTTTTCACGCAGTGGCAAGGTGATGCGCTGATGCTTGCGGCAGCCCAGACACCTGGAATTTTTCAGGTTGAGCAGGTTCACCAAGCCCACCTTGCTTTGAATCCTTCTCTTGTTCAGTCATTAACGGATGCCGGGATGGAAAAACAAGAAGCAACTGTTTATGCGAGCATATTGGATTCGGCAATTCACTCCGGAGCCAAGCTGATCCTCGAAGGTCGCGATCGGGCGGTGGTTCGCCACGCCCTGTCTAGGATGCTTGATTTCTAA
- a CDS encoding ABC transporter permease yields the protein MYLAWREIWFARTRFLMVGGVLALMSILIVIISGLSAGLVNDGVSSLKKMDADIVAFEEGTKSDSAFTRSVVDQSLVQRWRELDGIEDAAPLGLSIVNAKNSDGSPVDLSLFGIVPGSFIDPVPAEGKAIPQLQGNANPTATKHEIVVSSTLKDEGVELGDELTLDRLGTKLKVVGFAEGQRTFGHVDVAFLPIDVWQEIHAGARAGEVVRDNAYQEASVIVARGNVDLDAVSQELGMDARTMQTAFESSPGYLAESMTMSLIQWFLYAIAALVTGAFFLVWTIQRSGDIAVMRAMGATKGFLLRDSLGQAVIILVSSLLIGVVIALAMASGLEKTAMPFAIETGPVSLGTLLLFLFGMAGAAVAVFQVTRTDPLTALGENR from the coding sequence ATGTACTTAGCGTGGCGTGAGATATGGTTTGCGCGGACGAGATTCCTTATGGTCGGAGGGGTGTTGGCGCTTATGTCCATCCTTATCGTGATCATCTCCGGATTGTCTGCAGGATTGGTCAACGACGGTGTTTCCTCCCTTAAGAAGATGGACGCGGACATCGTCGCGTTTGAAGAGGGCACGAAGTCTGATTCGGCGTTTACTCGCTCCGTCGTTGACCAAAGCTTGGTTCAGCGGTGGCGGGAATTGGATGGTATCGAGGACGCAGCGCCGCTGGGACTATCCATCGTGAATGCGAAAAACAGCGACGGCAGCCCGGTTGATCTGAGCCTGTTTGGAATTGTCCCTGGTTCCTTCATCGACCCCGTTCCTGCGGAAGGAAAGGCCATTCCGCAGCTTCAAGGTAACGCAAATCCAACGGCAACAAAGCACGAAATCGTTGTTTCTTCGACCCTGAAAGATGAAGGCGTGGAGCTTGGGGACGAACTGACCCTCGATCGCCTCGGCACGAAGCTAAAAGTCGTGGGTTTTGCCGAGGGGCAACGCACGTTTGGTCACGTGGACGTGGCCTTCCTGCCCATCGATGTATGGCAGGAAATTCATGCCGGCGCCCGCGCGGGCGAGGTGGTTCGCGACAACGCCTACCAAGAAGCGAGCGTCATCGTGGCGCGAGGCAACGTTGATCTAGACGCCGTCTCGCAGGAGTTGGGTATGGATGCGCGCACAATGCAAACAGCATTCGAATCCTCGCCGGGATATCTGGCTGAGTCCATGACCATGTCGTTGATTCAGTGGTTCCTTTACGCCATCGCGGCTTTGGTGACCGGAGCCTTCTTCCTTGTCTGGACTATTCAGCGCAGCGGCGACATTGCGGTCATGCGCGCGATGGGAGCCACGAAGGGCTTTTTGTTGCGTGATAGCCTCGGGCAAGCCGTGATCATCTTGGTATCCTCGCTGCTTATTGGTGTTGTGATCGCGCTTGCCATGGCCTCAGGCTTGGAGAAAACCGCAATGCCATTTGCGATAGAGACCGGCCCCGTTTCACTTGGTACGCTGCTGCTATTTCTTTTCGGCATGGCCGGCGCAGCGGTTGCAGTTTTCCAAGTCACCCGCACAGATCCATTAACCGCATTGGGGGAGAACCGATGA
- a CDS encoding MFS transporter, whose amino-acid sequence MAIIQRVPGHLQSAPPLIAPGASTHKPEDLRAAVKAAFIGTFIEWFDYASYLYMSAIVALVFFPELEGRTALIYTFGLFALSFLVRPVGAVIWGHIGDRLGRIHTLSASILLMSGATFVIGVLPGYASIGAAAPLLLLVCRFVQAFSAAGEYAGASTHLAEVAPEGKRGLYSAIVPAATATGLLLGSLIATFLTGFLDGGALQSWGWRIPFLLAAPLGIYGLIVRLIPMSRSALLRPPANFLMLKLLVARFEKCCTIRERCSSDLPVPCSVPSAST is encoded by the coding sequence ATGGCGATCATTCAGCGGGTGCCTGGCCACCTGCAATCAGCACCACCACTTATTGCGCCGGGTGCGAGCACCCACAAGCCCGAAGACCTGCGGGCAGCGGTGAAGGCGGCCTTCATCGGTACCTTCATCGAGTGGTTCGATTATGCTTCTTACCTCTACATGTCAGCAATCGTGGCGTTGGTGTTCTTCCCAGAACTCGAAGGGCGAACCGCCTTGATTTACACCTTCGGCCTGTTTGCACTGTCTTTCCTCGTGCGACCAGTCGGCGCTGTGATTTGGGGACACATTGGGGATAGGTTGGGGCGCATCCACACGCTTTCGGCATCCATCCTGCTCATGAGCGGTGCCACCTTTGTTATCGGCGTCTTGCCCGGATATGCCTCGATCGGTGCCGCGGCACCGCTATTGTTATTGGTTTGCCGGTTTGTGCAAGCCTTTTCTGCCGCCGGTGAATACGCGGGTGCCTCCACTCACCTTGCGGAAGTCGCACCCGAAGGCAAGCGGGGCCTGTATTCCGCGATCGTGCCGGCTGCGACTGCAACTGGCCTACTCTTGGGGTCGTTGATCGCTACTTTCCTGACTGGATTCCTCGATGGCGGCGCCCTGCAGTCGTGGGGTTGGCGTATTCCATTTCTCCTTGCAGCCCCCTTGGGCATTTATGGCCTTATTGTTCGCCTCATACCAATGAGTCGGAGCGCTTTACTGAGGCCACCAGCGAACTTCCTGATGCTCAAGCTCCTCGTGGCCCGGTTCGAGAAGTGCTGCACTATCCGCGAGCGTTGCTCATCGGATTTGCCGGTTCCGTGCTCGGTGCCATCGGCTTCTACGTGA
- a CDS encoding ABC transporter ATP-binding protein translates to MSNNDVAAAIVRDVSKSYGDGESTVKALDRVNLHVRRGEFIAIVGPSGSGKSSLLAIAGALTVPDEGEVVIGGETLAGKREKELTALRRQHIGFVFQSGNLPPALTAREQLELAAKIIGRTGSKSPQQLLEAVGMAHKAGNRPGTLSGGERQRVGIARALVGDPDLLLVDEPTAALDQQRSLEIVKLLASQAHDHGVGAVMVTHDHDILGHCDHVYEMVDGRLGAVR, encoded by the coding sequence ATGAGCAATAATGACGTCGCAGCTGCCATTGTGCGCGATGTTTCCAAGTCCTATGGCGACGGTGAGTCGACAGTGAAAGCGCTTGACCGGGTAAATCTTCACGTCCGCAGGGGTGAGTTTATTGCTATCGTTGGGCCTTCGGGCAGCGGAAAGTCCTCATTGCTGGCCATCGCTGGTGCTTTGACTGTGCCGGATGAAGGCGAAGTCGTCATAGGTGGCGAAACCCTTGCCGGAAAACGCGAAAAGGAACTCACCGCGCTTCGCAGGCAGCACATCGGATTTGTGTTCCAGTCCGGCAACTTGCCTCCGGCTCTTACTGCTCGCGAGCAGCTCGAATTGGCGGCAAAGATTATTGGCCGCACAGGTAGCAAATCTCCACAGCAGCTCCTGGAGGCGGTGGGCATGGCGCACAAAGCCGGCAATCGCCCTGGCACTCTTTCCGGTGGCGAAAGGCAGCGCGTGGGTATCGCCCGTGCGCTCGTTGGTGATCCTGACCTGCTTCTTGTCGACGAGCCCACGGCGGCGCTCGATCAGCAACGTTCGTTAGAGATTGTGAAGTTGCTGGCTAGTCAGGCGCATGATCATGGCGTCGGTGCGGTGATGGTTACCCATGATCATGACATTTTGGGTCATTGTGACCATGTGTATGAAATGGTGGATGGGCGCTTGGGCGCGGTGCGCTAA
- a CDS encoding NADPH-dependent oxidoreductase codes for MTSATHAPSEALNQAPTTAVSTPAIDTLLAHRTIRRYQEKPLPNEVLTTLFDVACHGATSTFMQQFTIIHVTDANVREQVFLSSGQPYVGGTKGDLFVFVVDLHRNAEIRRRAGADLEPMGRMGVFLQGYQDTMIAAQNMVTAAESLGLGTTYLGSISNDIERVIAALQLPKYTFPAVGLLVGYPDQHPQYKPRLPRELTIGTNRYPDLESEESLKALAAYDETVQEYYDLRDANNRVDSFSNQVAHNMGKGKALEQDYLTILHNQGLCTQQ; via the coding sequence TTGACTTCTGCCACTCATGCCCCCAGCGAAGCCCTTAACCAGGCCCCAACTACCGCAGTTTCCACCCCCGCCATCGATACGCTGTTGGCACACCGCACCATCCGTCGATACCAAGAAAAGCCACTACCAAATGAGGTCCTCACCACGCTTTTCGATGTCGCCTGCCACGGCGCGACCTCTACCTTTATGCAGCAGTTCACCATTATTCACGTCACTGATGCAAACGTACGCGAGCAGGTCTTCCTCAGCTCAGGCCAGCCTTATGTCGGCGGGACAAAGGGCGATCTTTTTGTGTTTGTCGTCGACCTGCATCGCAACGCAGAAATCCGTCGCCGCGCGGGAGCCGACCTTGAACCCATGGGGCGCATGGGGGTATTCCTCCAGGGCTATCAAGACACGATGATCGCCGCACAGAACATGGTGACTGCGGCGGAATCCTTAGGCTTGGGCACCACATACCTGGGCTCAATTTCCAACGATATTGAAAGAGTCATCGCCGCCCTCCAGCTTCCGAAGTACACCTTCCCCGCGGTCGGCCTGCTTGTCGGGTACCCCGATCAACATCCGCAATACAAGCCACGCCTGCCCCGGGAGTTGACCATTGGCACCAACCGGTACCCCGATCTCGAGTCCGAGGAGAGCCTAAAGGCTCTGGCCGCCTATGACGAAACCGTCCAAGAGTATTACGATCTGCGCGATGCCAATAATCGCGTGGATTCTTTCAGCAATCAGGTGGCTCACAACATGGGCAAGGGCAAGGCTCTAGAGCAGGACTACCTCACCATCTTGCACAACCAAGGTCTATGCACCCAGCAATAG
- a CDS encoding enoyl-CoA hydratase — translation MTYENILVATEGRVATITLNRPKALNALNDATMREVVAAGRELDADPGIGCIIVTGSEKAFAAGADIKEMAEKSGTEMFMSNWFAGWEEFTRLRTPVIAAVNGYALGGGCELAMMCDFIIAGEKAKFGQPEINLGVIPGMGGSQRLTRAIGKAKAMEMCLTGRMMDAAEAERSGLVARVVPVEQLLDEAKKTASLIASKSLVASQMAKEAVNAAYETTLAQGIVFERRLFHSAFSSHDQAEGMAAFVEKREPNFTHD, via the coding sequence ATGACGTACGAGAACATCCTCGTAGCAACCGAAGGCCGTGTTGCCACCATCACGCTTAATCGTCCGAAAGCGCTCAACGCGCTGAACGACGCCACCATGCGCGAAGTGGTTGCTGCTGGCCGTGAACTCGATGCCGATCCAGGCATTGGGTGCATTATCGTTACTGGCTCCGAAAAGGCTTTTGCAGCAGGTGCCGACATCAAGGAAATGGCCGAGAAGTCCGGCACTGAGATGTTCATGAGCAACTGGTTTGCAGGTTGGGAGGAATTCACCCGGCTGCGGACCCCTGTCATCGCGGCGGTCAATGGCTACGCGCTCGGCGGTGGCTGCGAGCTGGCGATGATGTGTGACTTTATCATCGCTGGTGAAAAGGCCAAGTTTGGTCAGCCGGAAATCAATCTCGGCGTGATCCCAGGAATGGGAGGATCGCAGCGGCTGACTAGGGCGATTGGGAAGGCGAAGGCGATGGAAATGTGCTTGACCGGGCGCATGATGGATGCCGCCGAAGCCGAACGATCCGGTTTGGTTGCGCGCGTTGTGCCGGTCGAACAGCTGCTGGATGAGGCAAAGAAGACGGCTTCGCTGATCGCATCGAAGTCGCTGGTGGCATCCCAGATGGCCAAGGAGGCCGTCAACGCGGCTTATGAAACTACTCTCGCCCAGGGAATTGTTTTCGAGCGCCGCCTTTTCCACTCGGCATTTTCTTCCCATGACCAGGCTGAAGGTATGGCGGCCTTCGTAGAAAAGAGGGAGCCGAACTTTACCCACGACTAA
- a CDS encoding enoyl-CoA hydratase/isomerase family protein, with product MTQQSTSPTNETIQDRDVVVERIGKAGIITLNRPKALNALNYSMCLAVKEALEDFRDDEAVELVVLKGAGERALCAGGDIAELYHDAKSGGRAGAAFWRDEYQLNHDIATYPKPYVAIMHGIVLGGGIGLSAHGSHRVVTDSTRVGMPDTGIGFNPDVGGSYLLSHAAHNLGLHLGLTGIHVGAAEAIAAGLADIYVPESHLERLVEALSEEGIAAWDRFGEPAGEAFGGEIAEIEQAYAAPTVEGILRNLDNSTAAFAADAAKRIRRNSPVAVKVTFEYIRNAKDLSLKQALEEEYIVSNNMHGYPDFVEGVRAQIIDKDRNPSWTPPTLANVDKQLVDELLGALRADDIEPLTIRT from the coding sequence ATGACCCAGCAGAGCACGTCTCCAACAAATGAAACTATTCAAGACCGTGACGTTGTGGTTGAGCGCATCGGCAAGGCTGGCATCATCACGTTGAACCGGCCCAAGGCGCTGAATGCGTTGAATTACTCCATGTGTCTAGCGGTGAAAGAGGCATTGGAGGATTTTCGCGATGATGAAGCCGTGGAACTTGTCGTCTTGAAAGGCGCAGGTGAGCGTGCGCTGTGTGCCGGAGGTGATATCGCTGAGCTTTATCACGATGCGAAAAGCGGTGGCCGGGCAGGCGCGGCATTCTGGCGTGATGAATATCAGCTCAATCACGACATTGCCACCTACCCCAAGCCGTACGTGGCCATCATGCATGGTATCGTGCTCGGAGGGGGTATCGGGCTCTCGGCGCACGGTTCACATCGCGTGGTCACTGACTCCACGAGGGTTGGCATGCCGGACACGGGAATCGGTTTCAACCCTGATGTGGGTGGTTCTTATCTGTTGTCTCATGCGGCGCATAATCTCGGACTTCATCTTGGTCTAACGGGCATACACGTCGGCGCCGCCGAGGCCATTGCCGCGGGGCTTGCTGATATCTATGTGCCGGAATCGCATCTAGAGCGCTTGGTGGAGGCCTTGTCGGAGGAGGGGATCGCGGCCTGGGATCGTTTCGGCGAGCCGGCCGGGGAGGCCTTCGGTGGTGAAATTGCAGAAATTGAACAGGCCTACGCGGCGCCCACTGTTGAGGGGATTTTGCGCAACCTCGACAATTCCACTGCTGCCTTCGCGGCCGATGCAGCCAAGCGGATCCGGCGCAACTCGCCTGTTGCTGTGAAAGTGACGTTCGAGTACATCCGGAATGCGAAGGATTTGAGCTTGAAACAGGCGCTGGAAGAGGAATACATCGTCTCCAACAACATGCACGGCTACCCCGATTTTGTTGAGGGGGTTCGGGCTCAAATCATTGACAAAGACCGCAATCCTTCGTGGACGCCTCCCACCTTGGCTAACGTCGATAAGCAATTAGTCGATGAGCTGCTGGGCGCGCTACGAGCGGACGACATTGAGCCGCTGACTATTCGCACCTGA
- a CDS encoding MFS transporter has protein sequence MLHYPRALLIGFAGSVLGAIGFYVILTYLPTYLSKELGMSATMAFISSSIASACYAALTLVTGYLSDRIGRRRAMLVATGSMLLGAVPAFVLLETEVFLIVVAVQIFLGALLALNNGVLPAFLSEQFPTRTRLTGFALTFNFANAIFGGTAPMVVTWLIGSTGSLLSPAFYLAFAAVVTGIAVVFAGKHNKLADETVVTAS, from the coding sequence GTGCTGCACTATCCGCGAGCGTTGCTCATCGGATTTGCCGGTTCCGTGCTCGGTGCCATCGGCTTCTACGTGATCCTGACCTACCTGCCAACGTATCTGTCCAAGGAACTTGGCATGTCGGCGACCATGGCGTTTATTTCTTCATCCATAGCCTCGGCCTGTTATGCGGCATTGACCCTGGTGACCGGCTATCTCTCCGACCGAATCGGAAGGCGTAGGGCGATGCTGGTTGCCACAGGCTCGATGCTTCTCGGTGCCGTTCCCGCTTTCGTGCTGCTGGAAACCGAAGTGTTCCTCATCGTGGTCGCAGTCCAGATCTTCCTCGGTGCCTTGTTGGCTCTCAACAACGGTGTGCTGCCAGCATTCTTGTCGGAGCAATTCCCTACGCGTACCCGCCTTACGGGCTTTGCCTTGACTTTCAATTTTGCCAACGCGATTTTCGGAGGCACCGCGCCGATGGTGGTCACCTGGCTGATCGGTTCCACGGGGTCGCTGCTGTCCCCAGCCTTCTACCTTGCTTTTGCCGCAGTGGTCACGGGTATCGCGGTGGTCTTTGCCGGAAAGCACAATAAGCTTGCCGACGAAACCGTGGTAACTGCCTCCTAG
- a CDS encoding acetyl-CoA C-acyltransferase, producing the protein MKSAEDVVIVGVARTAFGRLLGSLSSLSAPQLGGYAIKAACERAGVSSDDIDAVIFGQVLQAGVGQNPTKQAALAAGIRQEAHTLTVNKVCLSGLTAVIDAARLLRTGEASIVIAGGMESMSNAPHVAGIRAGVKFGSSTLADHMELDGLSCAYDGISMGTLTENFAQDYPVSREEQDRLSVASHQRAAGATKGGVFDSEIVPVTITTRKGEVVVDTDEGVRPDVTVESLSALRPAFAKDGTITAGNSSQISDGAAALVLTNRALAEERGLPILAVVRAPGQIAGPNQSLQEKPAQALKVALDRQGWSASELDHVEINEAFAAVAVHSARVLGLAEEIVNPNGGAVALGHPIGASGARLAAHAALRLSRGEATRAGIALCGGGGQGEALLLEADRD; encoded by the coding sequence ATGAAATCAGCCGAAGACGTAGTGATCGTTGGGGTGGCGCGTACCGCCTTTGGTAGGTTGTTAGGCTCGCTTTCTAGCCTGAGTGCACCGCAGCTTGGCGGGTATGCCATCAAGGCGGCGTGCGAGCGGGCAGGTGTATCGAGCGATGACATTGATGCGGTGATCTTCGGCCAGGTGCTACAGGCCGGGGTGGGGCAAAATCCCACCAAGCAGGCAGCGTTGGCCGCGGGTATTCGACAAGAAGCGCATACGCTGACCGTGAACAAAGTTTGCCTCTCGGGGCTGACTGCTGTTATCGACGCGGCACGGCTTCTGCGTACAGGGGAGGCCTCCATCGTAATCGCGGGTGGGATGGAATCGATGTCGAACGCACCGCATGTGGCCGGAATTCGCGCGGGAGTAAAATTCGGAAGCTCCACTCTTGCAGACCACATGGAACTGGATGGCTTAAGCTGCGCCTACGATGGGATTTCCATGGGGACGCTCACTGAGAATTTTGCGCAAGACTATCCGGTGAGCCGAGAAGAGCAAGATCGCCTTTCTGTGGCTTCGCATCAACGGGCTGCGGGTGCTACCAAAGGTGGAGTATTTGATTCGGAGATAGTGCCGGTGACCATTACCACTCGCAAGGGGGAAGTGGTGGTAGATACCGATGAAGGAGTGCGCCCTGATGTCACCGTCGAGTCCCTCTCCGCGCTGCGTCCGGCTTTTGCCAAGGACGGCACCATCACGGCCGGCAATTCCTCCCAGATTTCCGATGGTGCGGCGGCGTTGGTATTAACCAATCGTGCCTTGGCGGAGGAACGTGGATTACCCATCCTCGCGGTCGTGCGCGCACCTGGTCAGATTGCTGGGCCGAATCAATCACTCCAGGAAAAGCCCGCACAGGCACTCAAGGTTGCTTTGGATCGTCAGGGGTGGAGTGCAAGTGAGCTCGACCATGTGGAGATCAATGAGGCTTTTGCCGCGGTGGCGGTGCATTCCGCGCGTGTCCTTGGGCTCGCTGAAGAAATTGTGAATCCCAACGGGGGTGCCGTAGCACTCGGGCATCCCATCGGCGCTTCGGGCGCGCGGCTGGCGGCCCATGCGGCCCTGCGTCTAAGCCGAGGTGAGGCCACTCGAGCGGGAATCGCCTTGTGCGGTGGTGGTGGCCAGGGAGAGGCCTTATTGCTTGAGGCGGACCGAGACTAA